The DNA segment CCTCATTAGACCACATGATATCAAAGCCAACATTATCACCTCAATGGACCACACATTCATAGTGCAGAATTGTCTTGGGTTCATCACTGCCACAATGGGTGCATTTcaaattatttaaattgttCTTTACTAGATGTGATGTTGATGCACAAAAACTGAAACAGAAGCCATTTCGCTGCAGAAAACCATTCTGGCTTCTTATTCAGGCGTGACGGTAGCCTGACAGTCTTAAGTCTTATGGAGTTAAATTAAGTCAAATTAAGTTTTTTAGCTTTGACTGCTGAACCTACAAAGAAAGAGAGTGGAGGGAAATAGACGTTGTGGTATTCTTTGTACCGGGAGCCTGTGAGTTTCTCCACAATGCTGTTTATGTCTCCAGCTTGTCTAAAGCCCCCTTTAACACAGAGGTCCCTGCTAAAACACTTGGATGACCATTCAGGCACCACTAGTGATGTTCACTATTCAAACATGGAGCTACGTTCTGGAAAATTTCCGTTGTGTGACCTTTCAAACAAGGCTGGCCAACGGTGGAACTCACGGGCCACAGGACTGTCCAGCAGATGTTTTAGCTGCACTCCACAACGTCAAATAAGCTGTATTGATGTTGTTATGGGATCACCGGATCCCAATCATACACAATCCCACGCAGGACATCTTCGGAGCATCACCTAGCTCTCTGAGCTTCTGGTGCTCCTTATTTCAGATCTTTGGGAAGCTATCCACACTCATTCTGTGTAATGAATTGCAGCATTACACAGAATGAACATAAAAAATGACATTAGCTTCCAGGGGCATCTCTGAGCTCGCCACTATTGTCACTACTACTTAAGTGTTTTCTGATGCACTTCAAAGTCACGACGAAGTGACTAATGTTGAGATCGATTTGCTCACAAGACACAAACCCATTGCAGtcttaataattaaataaagttAATAATAAGATTGgttattttaatttaatcaaAAATTAATTATACATTTGCCCTATTTCAGCATTTTGAAAATGATGCGTGGGGAATTCAAACCAATCTGATCtttggactgtcatttggacctACAACTTCTCTCTTCAACATTGTTTCATGAATGAATCGAAATAGGTTGCTGCTCCGACACAGATCTTTGACTGAACCATTTAACCATTGGCATTCTCTTACTAGTAATTGCTAAACCTTCAAATCCTTCTACAATActtatttgaaataaaaacatttatctCAACCATCTGTAACATCCCCACAGCAACACAAAAATTAACAGATCACACATTTAATACATTTGTGCCATTTAATAGCATGTCCTTAACATCATTGCAACTTTCCCGTAGTGGCCCCAAATCAACGATACACGTTTAaaagggacatattataccaccaggtgtgagtgtgattagccttacaagccatttcGAATATCTggcccatatgacatcactagtgggcgtgtccacctatatCTAAAATGGATAAAAAAATGGAAGATAGATCACATGCACAATGGATTTGCTTCacagtttttctttttataatgTCTAATTTAATCACACCATTAAATCAACTTCTTACATGATTTGAAATCAtctattgaattaaaaaaatgcaaCCATGGCGTAAACCATTCAGTTTTTCCTCTGGCCAAGAAAACATTGATTGTATGAAGTACAAAAAGGGGCAGAGAGCACGATTTTACATAAAATTCCTTAATTTATCCCACATTTTCACATTTTTCAAAACTTAAATTCCAGTGTGCTGTTGATCGCAGCTCAGCAGAGTCTCCTACTACACCACGAAGAGCAGATGGCCAGAGAAGTAGCTGTCTTTGTTAAGGCCGTTTCCTCCAGAGTTGGCAATCAGGTAGACGAGGTCGCCCTTCTTCAGCGAGAGGAGGGTGCTCCCTGAGGCAGTGAGGTAGCCGCTCTGCTTGGTGGTGTACGAGTGGAGGATCAGCTCCTTGTTGCGCTTCAGATCCACGCTCCCTGACTTGCCGTGGATGGTGCAGTGGAACTGGAACTCGTAGACACCGGGCTGCTCGCAGGTGAAGATGCCCTTCTTGACGTCGTACGCGTCCTGCCCGTTGTAGATCACACTGCTGAAGACGATGGGCACGTTGGCCTCGGGGTAACTCTCGCCCAGTCGTACCGAGAAGCCGACGGCGGGCGTGGACCCGGGAGGGCCGGGCGGACCTTTGGGGCCCTGGGGTCCAGGCGGGCCGCGATATTCTGATGGTTAAAAGATAAACCACATGGTTCTTATCGACTGACAGCCCAGCATGATAGAGGAATAGCTAATGCATCTGCTCATAACTAGCTTATACTGCTCCAAACTAGCTCATACTGCTCATAACTAGCTTATACTGCTCCAAACTAGCTCATACTGCTCCAAACTAGCTCATACTGCTCCAAACTAGCTCATAACTGGCTACTCAGACCTACTAGAAGTTAAATTggtaaaatacatttgaaaggGAAGTTGGCCATCCTAACCTGTGCTGCGGCTAAAGGGCTGGAGCTCATGGTGGTTCATACGTTTAACTGGGGTTATTATTACTTTCTGAAATAAGGAACACACTGGCCTTACCTGGGTCGTGTGGTTTTCCTGTGGTTGAAtcaacctcctcatcctctgtaGAAAAGGAACCATAAATAAGAGTCAGAGTTAAAAGGAAGCAGCGGTGAGTGCTTGTGCCATTCCATCCTTAGGGAGCATCCACCCACCGTTCTCTTTCCATGGGCTGAGGTCAAAGCTTGGGATCTTCTCACACTTGGTGTAGCCAGACCGGGGCTGGTATTCAAAGGGTCTCTCTGGGACTTCAACAATGCCCGTGTTGTCACACATTATGCGGGCAAGCGATGCGCTCATCATGGATTTCCGTTGGGTTCCTGTGAAGACCCCGTCGTTCTCCCACCAAAGTCTGGAATGGacgttcattcattcgttcagcCTCTCAGCAACACAACTACTTTGTTCATATCTATACAATCTAAACCCTCAAATCGTGACGCAGAGGGTGTGGTATGAGTGTAGAGAAAGAGGGGGCAGTATTGTGATTACCTGTCTCCCTGGCGGATGTTTTGGAACTGGACGCTGATGAGACAGGCGAACAGGTCGCCCACCCGCCCTCCCGGGACAAAGGGCTCGGCCACGCCACCCAGGAACACGTCGATGTTGTCAGGAGTGCCGTAGAGGTCAATCAGGGCCTCGGCCAGCTCAGTGTTGTTCAGAACTGCTGCCAGCTCATCCACGTCTCTGGGCTGCGAGAGCTTGCAGAACTTGCGCCAGTCGTTGTATCCTTTTAcacaagaataaaaaaaacatatcaaacatttttttctttttttttgtatctgtcTAATTCCAGCCTAAATTACACCAAATGGTTCCAACTGATATGACCTCATGACTTCATGACCTAGCCAAAACCTTATACAGGCGATGTCGGTATATTTATCACTAATAATCATGGGGAGGCCAgcgtgggagtggggggggaccagagtgggatggagtgtgggggggggggggggttacctggAAGGCCATGGTCACGACCCCTCTGCAGGTTCAGGGCTGCCAGGTCTAGAGCCAGGTCATCAAGGAACTTGAACAGACGGTCTCTCAGGTCGGTGTTCATCATGTTGTCCTGAGTGTTCAGCTTCGCCCTCTGACCCACCAGCCCTCGGAGGATCGGGTCCACACCCCCTGAGAGGCAGAACAGGGTCacaataataagaagaagaataatagtaataagaataataaatgCAATTCATGCCCTTTTCCCTGGCTCAAGCACACTTTACATGAGGGCATCAGTATAATCCACACAGTCGAcatccaataaaaaataaaacggggAACACAGAGGTCAACAAGGTCAGAAGACCCAGGTACAGGTGTACCCCTGGTCTGGAGTCAGGTTCGGAATGGGTCGAATAAAAGATAAGGTGTACCTTCAAAAACAATTCTCCATGGAGCGAAGAAGGCCTTGTGCAGCATCACGTTGCCGAACTCAGAGTGTTCCTTGAAGTTCTCGTCCAGACGGAAGATGACGGGCTGGATAGCGAGGTGAGCGAAGCGGTAGGCCGCCGTGGCGAACACGTTGGAGATGCTTGGGTCCACGGCCTCACTGTACCCGGGGTAGGTGGACAGCCGTTTGGCGATGACGCTTGGTCCGACAATGTGCCGCAGGTAATCCCGGAAGGTAATGACCTAACATTGGAGTGGAGAGGCGCCAACTGTGAGTATGATCAGTGGGACAGATTAAAAAGAGATCTTTGTTGGTATCAGTCCTACCTGGAAGTACCCCCCCATGATTTTGCGGGCCTCTTGGTACAACCTCTCGCCGCTCCAGTGGGGGTTGAGCTTAGCGAGAGCGCGGGCCAACCGGTTATGTTCCCGCATCAACAGCGTGTGCAAGGAAGTCAGCGCAATATTCTCGTTGGTTCGTTCGTCACCTTGGAGACGTGACACAAAACCAAAAGGTCACGGCTGCTAATCGCATGATCACATCCTTCTTTAACGCTTCCAAACTTGGAAAGATAGAATGATTTTTTCCTGGTGAAACTGGTTAACTGCATTATCATATTACAATTTGGATGTCACAAAATATCCTCTTGGAGAACAAAATCAGCAACCTCCGGGCAGATACAGAGAGCCCTTTAGGGCCAGCAAGACTGACTGCTGATGCTTTATTTCAGCTCAGCGCTAGGGGAGCTACAGGTATCTAAAGCTCAAGAACCAACATGTTCTTTAAGGGGAACGGTCAAGCTCTCATTTATTTATACCAAGATTACTGCTTCATACGTATGTTGATAAAAATTGTTGAATGCAACATTGACTCTAAATATTACAAATATTGCGTTAAAGTTAGATAATGACCTTTGGACCAATGACGTCAAAGGTCCAACATGTTGGACCTTTGACGTCATTGATCTGATTTGGAGAAGGTCCAACATCTCCTTTGTGGTAACGGAGAAGAACCATTAAGCTTTTCACTGCTTTTTACAGTTTTTGATTTGATCTTTCGCTTTTAAATTGCTCCGATGTTTTCCTCTTACCAGCAATGAAGCAGGGGACCTCTTGTGCGTCCGTTTTGCCGGTGATGGCGGCGCGGTTGGAGCACATGTTGTTGGTCATGCTGGTGAAGGGGAGGAGTTCCCGACCGCTGTCGTTGTACATGGCGTTGACCCTCAGGAGCCCAAGGTCGCTGCTGAGGTCTCGCAGTTTGGTGGCTAGGCTGACGTCTGATCCGTAGACCTGCCCCGAGTCGATGTAGGCGGTGAGGGTGTTCAACTGCTGACGCACGGCCCGGCCTCCAAACAGGAAGCCCGTGTTCCCCGAGCCGCACGCCGCCGCCGAGCGGAAGAAGGGCATGCACTTCGGGCTATCCGAGTTCTTCAGGCGACGGTCATTTTCTGGGAACTTTAGTGAAAGTGAGAAGAGACAAGACGGGCTACATGAATGATGTGGATCTAGGATGGGACCCCCCCTCTAGTGCCGTGTATGTTGCTGGATTTACTGACCACCATAGGGAAGCAGGGCTCCTTTCTGTCACACGTCTTGGCGCAGTCGATCCCGTCGTTGAAGGAGCGGATGACGGGGATGTGCGGGGTGAAGGTGAGGTCGTGGTCGGTCCACTGACCGAAAATGGTCACCAGGTGGGTGTACAGTGGATCACTGGTCAGGGCATTGGTCCGTGCGTCGAATATTTGGTTTGACACTTTCCGCACCTGGTCAGATGAAGGGGATAATTGGTGATCTTGGTCAAACAACAAACTAAGTAGAAAATGGAAAAACTCTTATCTCTGCTCCAAATATGTCAGAATAATTAAATGGTTTATTATTTACCAAAGGAAGGAGGTGGTTGTTCTTCTTGACTTTGGGGTCCCAGCCGGCGGGCAGGGAGAAGCCGTCTTGGTACTTGGCGGGCAGCCAGCGGGTAAAGGGGATGTTGGCGGCGCCCAGGCGGCTGTTCTTCCTGAAGGAGGAAGTCACACATACCTGGTTGGCCCCACgcttacccacacacactggataGACTGATACAGACCGGCTCACGTCAGTAGAGCAGAGGTCAAGAGACAGAGTGTGGTGAGCATCCTAACGACACTCACAGGGCCACACTTAAAGCCCTGTGAGGCCACTAAAGGTCTCAGGACCGACTCAAACgggttaaaaaataaacaattactTGTTGTTGCATTCGCTGTTGGTGGTGCGAAACCTCTCCAGGTTGGGCGTGGTTTTGCAAGAAGGGGAGCGAAGCCTCGCAGAGCAGCCTGTTATATCAGCGATGGTTTTCAGGTCTTCTTCCATAATCAGATCTGAGTGATGGAAGCGGAAAGGAAGAGGTCAGCCA comes from the Gadus chalcogrammus isolate NIFS_2021 chromosome 6, NIFS_Gcha_1.0, whole genome shotgun sequence genome and includes:
- the LOC130384716 gene encoding eosinophil peroxidase-like, which gives rise to MYEILCLLTVALVGLQCNASTGDHRVFIENIVKEAMAKVDQDYEYSRRESLSRVRRNRVTPSDILRLLKQPSGLSRSAVRASDYMDHAIQLLQKRSLQEHRVHKRSINATDLIMEEDLKTIADITGCSARLRSPSCKTTPNLERFRTTNSECNNKKNSRLGAANIPFTRWLPAKYQDGFSLPAGWDPKVKKNNHLLPLVRKVSNQIFDARTNALTSDPLYTHLVTIFGQWTDHDLTFTPHIPVIRSFNDGIDCAKTCDRKEPCFPMVFPENDRRLKNSDSPKCMPFFRSAAACGSGNTGFLFGGRAVRQQLNTLTAYIDSGQVYGSDVSLATKLRDLSSDLGLLRVNAMYNDSGRELLPFTSMTNNMCSNRAAITGKTDAQEVPCFIAGDERTNENIALTSLHTLLMREHNRLARALAKLNPHWSGERLYQEARKIMGGYFQVITFRDYLRHIVGPSVIAKRLSTYPGYSEAVDPSISNVFATAAYRFAHLAIQPVIFRLDENFKEHSEFGNVMLHKAFFAPWRIVFEGGVDPILRGLVGQRAKLNTQDNMMNTDLRDRLFKFLDDLALDLAALNLQRGRDHGLPGYNDWRKFCKLSQPRDVDELAAVLNNTELAEALIDLYGTPDNIDVFLGGVAEPFVPGGRVGDLFACLISVQFQNIRQGDRLWWENDGVFTGTQRKSMMSASLARIMCDNTGIVEVPERPFEYQPRSGYTKCEKIPSFDLSPWKENEDEEVDSTTGKPHDPEYRGPPGPQGPKGPPGPPGSTPAVGFSVRLGESYPEANVPIVFSSVIYNGQDAYDVKKGIFTCEQPGVYEFQFHCTIHGKSGSVDLKRNKELILHSYTTKQSGYLTASGSTLLSLKKGDLVYLIANSGGNGLNKDSYFSGHLLFVV